A stretch of Cryptosporangium aurantiacum DNA encodes these proteins:
- a CDS encoding 4Fe-4S binding protein gives MKLVKQAIEVIEDNCTGCYRCERACPTAAITMVGPRREALAVVDNDSCISCFRCIDVCPDDAMLAVERDEPRKVGTSARSVDPTELNALCEKAGLDPGQMGCLCSSTKIREMAAAVLRGASTFEELALATGAASGCLLYCGVPMQRVLRAHLGDRLDESGSKVRRYDSTQVLLEIDEAAADAYPLFALRREQAAARAKQEEKR, from the coding sequence ATGAAGCTGGTCAAACAGGCGATCGAAGTCATCGAGGACAACTGCACCGGGTGTTACCGGTGTGAACGGGCCTGTCCGACCGCGGCGATCACGATGGTCGGTCCACGGCGGGAGGCGCTCGCCGTGGTCGACAACGACAGTTGCATCTCCTGCTTCCGCTGTATCGACGTGTGCCCGGACGACGCGATGCTCGCGGTCGAGCGCGACGAGCCCCGAAAGGTGGGCACCAGCGCACGGTCCGTCGACCCGACCGAGCTGAACGCGCTGTGCGAGAAGGCCGGGCTCGACCCCGGTCAAATGGGTTGCCTCTGCAGCTCGACGAAGATCCGGGAGATGGCGGCGGCGGTGCTGCGCGGCGCGTCGACGTTCGAGGAGCTGGCGCTGGCCACCGGCGCGGCGTCCGGCTGCCTGCTCTACTGCGGCGTGCCGATGCAGCGGGTGCTGCGCGCGCACCTGGGCGACCGGCTCGACGAGAGCGGGTCGAAGGTGCGCCGGTACGACTCCACGCAGGTCCTGCTGGAGATCGACGAGGCCGCCGCCGACGCCTATCCGTTGTTCGCCTTGCGCCGCGAGCAGGCCGCCGCACGGGCTAAGCAGGAGGAGAAGCGATGA
- the larC gene encoding nickel pincer cofactor biosynthesis protein LarC, translating to MSETLGWLDASGGISGDMLLGACLDAGVEAATLQAAVDGLHLPERVTLRTEEVRRAGLRAARVHVDAPPSTAARRLGDILGLLADADLHPVVRGRAADVFTALGAAEARVHGRPIETVHFHEVGALDSLADIVGAVAGLHALGIDRLICSPIAVGSGRMTTAHGDLPVPGPAVLELLRAAAAPATSGSVEAELATPTGVAVATTLASGFGAMPGMTPATVGVGAGRRDPVGHPNVTRLVVGRAAEASGEATVLESNVDDLDPRLWPPTLAALLAAGASDAWLTPILMKKGRPAHTVSVLCRPDHVDALLRVLFRHTSTIGVRKRTVTKAALDRTAGRVEVAGHPVRTKIASLDGEVLNVSVEYEDVLTVAAATGLPPKVVLATAEAQCAEVYAR from the coding sequence ATGAGCGAGACGCTGGGATGGCTGGACGCCAGCGGCGGGATCAGCGGCGACATGCTGCTCGGTGCCTGCCTGGATGCCGGCGTCGAGGCGGCCACGCTGCAGGCCGCGGTCGACGGGCTGCACCTGCCGGAACGGGTGACGCTGCGGACCGAGGAAGTCCGGCGCGCAGGTCTGCGTGCCGCGCGGGTCCACGTGGACGCGCCGCCCAGCACCGCCGCCCGCCGGCTCGGGGACATCCTCGGCCTGCTCGCCGACGCCGACCTCCACCCGGTCGTCCGCGGTCGGGCCGCCGACGTGTTCACCGCGCTCGGCGCTGCCGAGGCCCGCGTGCACGGCCGGCCGATCGAGACCGTCCACTTCCACGAGGTCGGTGCGCTGGACAGTCTCGCGGATATCGTCGGCGCGGTCGCCGGGCTGCACGCGCTCGGCATCGATCGGCTGATCTGCAGCCCGATCGCGGTGGGCAGCGGCCGGATGACCACCGCGCACGGTGACCTGCCCGTGCCGGGTCCGGCCGTGCTCGAGCTGCTCCGGGCGGCCGCGGCCCCGGCGACCTCCGGATCGGTCGAGGCCGAGCTGGCGACCCCCACCGGGGTGGCGGTCGCGACGACGCTGGCGTCCGGGTTCGGCGCTATGCCGGGGATGACGCCCGCCACCGTCGGGGTCGGCGCGGGGCGTCGCGATCCGGTCGGCCACCCCAACGTCACCCGCCTGGTCGTGGGTCGCGCGGCCGAGGCGTCCGGCGAGGCCACCGTCCTGGAATCGAACGTGGATGATCTCGACCCGCGGCTCTGGCCGCCGACGCTCGCCGCACTGCTCGCCGCCGGAGCATCCGACGCGTGGCTGACGCCGATCCTGATGAAGAAGGGCCGGCCGGCGCACACGGTCTCGGTGCTGTGCCGCCCGGATCATGTCGACGCCCTGCTGCGGGTGCTGTTCCGGCACACCAGCACGATCGGCGTCCGCAAGCGCACGGTCACCAAAGCGGCCCTCGATCGGACCGCGGGCAGGGTCGAGGTGGCCGGCCACCCGGTCCGGACGAAGATCGCGTCGCTCGACGGCGAGGTGCTCAACGTCTCGGTCGAGTACGAGGACGTGCTGACGGTCGCCGCGGCCACCGGCCTCCCGCCCAAGGTGGTGCTGGCCACGGCCGAAGCCCAATGCGCCGAGGTCTACGCGCGCTGA
- the larE gene encoding ATP-dependent sacrificial sulfur transferase LarE — MIDSDLRARLATLDAALRELGSVLVAFSGGADSAFLLAAAVRALGPERVLAATAVSPSLPAAELADAGRFAAGLGVAHRTPSTNELARPGYVQNGTDRCFHCKAELLDVLTPLADAEGFASVATGTNADDARDPFRPGIRAAAARGAVTPLRDAGLTKAQIRAASRDWGLVTADKPAAACLSSRIAYGLSVTPLRLSRIERAEAALRSALAGAGIPVRNLRVRDLGEVARVEVDADLLPAVAASAGLLDAVTGFDTVELDPRGFRSGALNERQTAPAR; from the coding sequence ATGATCGACAGCGATCTCCGCGCGCGGCTGGCCACGCTGGACGCGGCCCTGCGTGAGCTCGGATCCGTGCTCGTGGCGTTCTCCGGCGGTGCGGACTCGGCGTTCCTGCTCGCCGCGGCGGTCCGAGCCCTCGGACCCGAGCGGGTGCTGGCCGCGACCGCGGTGAGCCCGTCCCTGCCGGCCGCCGAGCTGGCCGACGCAGGCCGGTTCGCCGCCGGCCTCGGCGTCGCGCATCGCACCCCGTCGACGAACGAGCTCGCGCGCCCCGGCTACGTCCAGAACGGCACCGACCGCTGCTTCCACTGCAAGGCCGAGCTCCTCGACGTCCTCACGCCGCTGGCCGATGCCGAGGGCTTCGCGTCGGTCGCGACCGGCACCAACGCTGACGACGCCCGCGATCCGTTCCGGCCGGGCATCCGCGCCGCCGCCGCACGGGGAGCGGTGACGCCGCTGCGTGATGCCGGTCTGACCAAGGCGCAGATCCGAGCGGCCTCCCGGGACTGGGGGCTGGTCACCGCGGACAAGCCGGCAGCGGCATGCCTGTCCAGCCGGATCGCCTACGGGCTGAGCGTGACCCCGCTGCGGCTGTCCCGGATCGAGCGCGCGGAAGCCGCGTTACGCAGCGCGCTGGCGGGCGCGGGCATCCCGGTGCGGAACCTGCGGGTGCGTGACCTCGGCGAGGTGGCCCGGGTCGAGGTGGACGCCGACCTGCTCCCCGCGGTGGCCGCCTCGGCCGGGTTGCTCGACGCGGTGACCGGCTTCGACACCGTGGAACTGGATCCCCGTGGCTTCCGCTCCGGGGCGCTCAACGAGCGGCAGACGGCACCGGCCCGATGA
- a CDS encoding SDR family oxidoreductase — protein sequence MSKIWFITGTSRGFGREFALAALERGDRVAATARSTSSLDDLVAKYGDAVLPLALDVTDKAAVEATVATAHERFGRFDVVVNNAGYGLFGAVEELTEADIRAQMETNFFGALWVSQAVLPYLREQGSGHLVQMSTIGGIGAFPNLGGYHASKWALEGITEALAQEVAGFGVKVTLVEPGSFGTDWAGSSAAWAPAKPAYQPLRDGMAARSGSTKAGDPAAAAQALLKVVDADEPPLRVLFGDMPTKLVKGLYAKRLQTWAEWETVSIEADGA from the coding sequence ATGAGCAAAATCTGGTTCATCACCGGTACTTCCCGTGGCTTCGGCCGGGAGTTCGCCCTGGCCGCGTTGGAGCGCGGCGACCGGGTCGCCGCGACCGCACGTAGTACGTCGTCGCTGGACGACCTGGTGGCCAAATACGGCGACGCGGTGCTGCCGCTGGCGCTCGATGTGACCGACAAGGCCGCCGTGGAGGCCACGGTGGCAACGGCCCACGAGCGGTTCGGCCGATTCGACGTCGTCGTGAACAACGCCGGCTACGGGCTGTTCGGTGCGGTCGAGGAGCTGACCGAGGCCGACATCCGCGCGCAGATGGAGACCAACTTCTTCGGTGCGCTCTGGGTGAGCCAGGCTGTGCTGCCGTACCTGCGTGAGCAGGGCAGCGGGCACCTGGTGCAGATGTCCACGATCGGCGGGATCGGCGCCTTCCCGAACCTCGGGGGTTACCACGCATCGAAGTGGGCCCTGGAGGGCATCACCGAGGCGCTGGCGCAGGAGGTCGCCGGGTTCGGCGTGAAGGTGACGCTGGTCGAGCCGGGCAGCTTCGGCACCGACTGGGCCGGGTCCTCGGCGGCGTGGGCACCGGCGAAGCCCGCCTACCAGCCGCTGCGCGACGGGATGGCCGCCCGCAGCGGCAGCACCAAGGCAGGTGACCCGGCTGCAGCGGCCCAGGCGCTGCTCAAGGTGGTGGACGCCGACGAGCCGCCGTTGCGAGTCCTCTTCGGCGACATGCCGACGAAGCTCGTCAAGGGCCTCTACGCCAAGCGCCTGCAGACCTGGGCGGAGTGGGAGACGGTCTCGATCGAGGCCGACGGCGCGTGA
- the larB gene encoding nickel pincer cofactor biosynthesis protein LarB — MIRPVDALVADSGPTDAGPELRLDHRRLARTGIAEAVYAPGKTPAQCAAAVSGLLGDPDGGPVLLTRANAEQAAAALAANPGGVRTDTGPDTALLAWRPAAPRGQNTIVLTAGTADLPVACEALATLTAYGVQATLLADVGVAGLHRVLAVVEPLRAADVVLVVAGMEGALASVAAGLTTAPILAIPTSVGYGAGLEGVTALLAMHASCSPGIAVVGIDNGFGAACAALRILNHSGVAHDRQRSPRAAGHAGRGPA; from the coding sequence GTGATCCGGCCGGTTGACGCCCTGGTCGCTGACTCCGGACCCACTGACGCCGGGCCGGAACTGCGGCTGGATCACCGTCGGCTGGCCCGCACCGGGATCGCCGAGGCCGTGTACGCGCCGGGCAAGACGCCGGCGCAGTGCGCGGCCGCGGTCAGCGGCCTGCTGGGCGACCCCGACGGCGGCCCGGTGCTGTTGACCCGGGCGAACGCCGAGCAGGCCGCGGCCGCGCTCGCCGCGAATCCCGGCGGTGTCCGGACCGACACCGGGCCGGACACCGCTTTGTTGGCCTGGCGCCCGGCAGCACCCCGCGGCCAGAACACGATCGTTCTCACCGCAGGCACCGCTGACCTTCCGGTCGCGTGCGAGGCACTGGCGACGCTGACCGCCTACGGCGTGCAGGCGACATTGCTCGCCGACGTCGGGGTCGCCGGCCTGCACCGAGTGCTCGCCGTCGTCGAGCCGCTGCGCGCCGCCGACGTGGTGCTGGTGGTCGCCGGGATGGAGGGGGCGCTGGCCAGCGTCGCCGCCGGTCTCACCACCGCGCCGATCCTGGCGATCCCGACCAGCGTCGGCTACGGCGCCGGTCTGGAGGGCGTCACCGCGCTGCTGGCCATGCACGCGTCCTGCAGCCCCGGCATCGCGGTGGTCGGCATCGACAACGGCTTCGGCGCCGCGTGCGCTGCCCTGCGTATCCTCAACCACTCAGGAGTGGCCCATGATCGACAGCGATCTCCGCGCGCGGCTGGCCACGCTGGACGCGGCCCTGCGTGA
- a CDS encoding aldo/keto reductase — MDYVRLGTTGLRVSRLCLGCMSYGDPGRGAHAWTLPEADARPFLQRAWELGINFFDTANVYSDGHSEEILGRAIKDFMRREDVVLATKVHGPMRKGPNAGGLSRKAIFTEIDASLRRLGTDYVDLYQIHRWDPRTPLAETLEALHDVVKAGKARYLGASSMWAWQFAQALYTADLHGWTRFVSMQNHYNLINREEEREMLPLCADQGIGVIPWSPLARGRLTRDWGETTTRSENDGFGRTLYRSEEADRAVADRVAEVAEARGAPRAQVALAWVAQQAAVTAPIIGATKPHHLEDAVAALSLDLTDEETKRLEEPYVPHEVVGFR, encoded by the coding sequence GTGGACTACGTGCGGTTGGGCACCACCGGTTTGCGAGTCTCGCGGCTCTGCCTGGGGTGCATGAGCTACGGCGATCCCGGCCGGGGAGCGCACGCCTGGACACTGCCGGAGGCGGACGCCCGCCCGTTCCTGCAGCGGGCCTGGGAACTCGGCATCAACTTCTTCGACACCGCGAACGTCTACTCCGACGGCCACAGCGAGGAGATCCTCGGCCGGGCGATCAAAGACTTCATGCGCCGCGAGGACGTCGTGCTCGCCACGAAGGTGCACGGCCCGATGCGCAAGGGCCCGAACGCAGGCGGCCTGTCCCGCAAGGCGATCTTCACCGAGATCGACGCGAGCCTGCGCCGGCTCGGCACCGACTACGTCGACCTCTACCAGATCCACCGCTGGGACCCCCGCACCCCGCTCGCCGAGACGCTGGAAGCGCTGCACGACGTCGTCAAGGCGGGCAAGGCGCGGTACCTCGGCGCCTCGTCGATGTGGGCCTGGCAGTTCGCCCAAGCCCTCTATACCGCCGACCTGCACGGCTGGACCCGGTTCGTCTCGATGCAGAACCACTACAACCTCATCAACCGCGAAGAGGAACGGGAGATGCTGCCGCTCTGCGCCGATCAGGGCATCGGCGTGATCCCGTGGAGCCCGCTGGCGCGTGGCCGGCTGACCCGCGACTGGGGCGAGACGACGACCCGCTCGGAGAACGACGGTTTCGGCCGGACGCTCTACCGGTCGGAGGAGGCCGACCGGGCGGTCGCGGATCGGGTCGCGGAGGTGGCGGAGGCACGCGGCGCGCCCCGGGCGCAGGTGGCGCTGGCGTGGGTCGCCCAGCAGGCGGCGGTGACCGCTCCGATCATCGGGGCGACCAAACCGCACCACCTCGAGGACGCCGTCGCGGCCCTGAGCCTGGATCTGACCGACGAGGAGACGAAACGACTCGAGGAGCCCTACGTTCCGCACGAGGTCGTGGGCTTCCGGTGA
- a CDS encoding TetR/AcrR family transcriptional regulator, with translation MADTDGSLRERKRRETWQALRSAAITLVSERGLDGVSVDEIAAAANVSKRTLFNYFSSKEDLIFGPDPAEPARLAAIAEARPADEPIWDSLREILLGYVNGYPAKLALHKRLLAASPGLAAHYGSSTAVVESTIRQWVSTRLSGDDDPLQPALLVGAALTVLRAAFAVWQPDEGFDQLAALVRDGFDRVGGGLGGPPSR, from the coding sequence ATGGCGGACACCGATGGCAGCCTGCGGGAGCGCAAGCGCCGGGAAACGTGGCAGGCGTTGCGTTCGGCGGCGATCACGTTGGTGTCCGAGCGCGGTCTCGACGGGGTGAGCGTTGACGAGATCGCCGCGGCGGCGAACGTCTCCAAGCGGACGCTGTTCAACTATTTCTCCAGCAAGGAGGACTTGATCTTCGGGCCGGACCCGGCGGAACCGGCCCGCCTCGCGGCGATCGCGGAGGCTCGGCCGGCGGACGAACCGATCTGGGATTCCCTCCGGGAGATTCTGCTCGGCTACGTGAACGGCTACCCGGCAAAGCTGGCCCTGCACAAGCGGTTACTCGCGGCCTCGCCCGGGCTGGCCGCGCACTACGGTTCGTCGACCGCCGTCGTGGAGTCGACGATCCGGCAGTGGGTGTCCACCCGGCTCTCCGGGGACGACGATCCGCTGCAGCCGGCCTTGCTGGTGGGCGCCGCTCTGACCGTGCTCCGCGCGGCGTTCGCCGTCTGGCAGCCCGACGAGGGCTTCGACCAGCTCGCGGCGCTGGTCCGGGACGGGTTCGATCGCGTCGGCGGTGGCCTCGGGGGACCCCCCAGCCGCTAG
- a CDS encoding NAD-dependent epimerase/dehydratase family protein, translating to MKRIAVTGGSGKLGRAVLDELAEHGHRVVSLDRVPLPGSPHPFVQVDLGDYGDAVGSLTGVDSKYGFIDAVVHLAALPAPGLRTNAATFHANMTASYNVFAAARAAGVTNIVWASSETVLGLPFTTPPPYLPVDEEYEARPESTYSLVKTLEETMAAQLCRWAPDLKMIGLRFSNVMEPADYAQFPGFDEDPAGRRWNLWSYIDARDGAQAVRRALDLDVTGLDVFLIANADTVSSIPSSELADRYFPDVPRKRELTGTESLQSIEKARRVLGYEPQYSWRTA from the coding sequence ATGAAGCGCATCGCGGTGACCGGCGGCAGCGGCAAGCTGGGCCGGGCCGTCCTGGACGAGCTGGCCGAGCACGGGCACCGCGTCGTCAGCCTCGACCGGGTGCCGCTGCCCGGCAGCCCGCATCCGTTCGTCCAGGTGGACCTCGGCGACTACGGCGACGCCGTCGGTTCCTTGACCGGCGTCGACTCCAAGTACGGCTTCATCGACGCGGTCGTGCACCTCGCCGCGCTCCCCGCCCCCGGGCTGCGCACGAACGCCGCGACGTTCCATGCGAACATGACAGCCAGCTACAACGTCTTCGCCGCTGCTCGTGCCGCCGGTGTCACGAACATCGTCTGGGCGTCCAGCGAGACCGTGCTCGGCCTACCGTTCACCACTCCCCCGCCCTACCTGCCGGTGGACGAGGAGTACGAGGCGCGTCCGGAGTCGACCTACTCCCTGGTGAAGACCCTGGAGGAGACGATGGCCGCCCAGCTGTGTCGCTGGGCGCCCGATTTGAAGATGATCGGGCTGCGCTTCTCCAACGTGATGGAACCCGCCGACTACGCCCAGTTCCCCGGCTTCGACGAAGACCCGGCCGGACGGCGCTGGAACCTCTGGTCCTACATCGACGCACGCGACGGCGCCCAGGCGGTCCGGCGGGCGCTGGACCTCGACGTCACGGGCCTGGACGTGTTCCTCATCGCCAACGCGGACACCGTGTCGAGCATCCCGAGCAGCGAGCTGGCCGACCGCTACTTCCCGGACGTGCCACGGAAGCGGGAGCTAACCGGCACCGAGTCGCTGCAGAGCATCGAGAAGGCCCGCCGGGTGCTCGGCTACGAGCCGCAGTACTCCTGGCGCACCGCGTAG
- a CDS encoding GMC family oxidoreductase, producing the protein MASYDYVVVGGGTSGCVLASELSKDPAARVLLLEAGKRDRNPVFHIPKGFAFTIENPKHSWVYETEPFGPLGQTELWSRGRVLGGSSAINGMVYNRGTKPDWDSIAAAGNPGWGWDEILPIYRDLEDHQLGASDVRGAGGPLHISVQENGDPVNEAMLEAAGNIGLKRVDDLNATDDERVGYVPANIKNGLRQSASKVFLKPAERRANLTVRTDVLVTRVVIEGDRAVAVEVATGSSVERVAAGKEIILCLGTLETPKLLELSGIGNAEVLRGAGIDVVLDRPMVGEDMIEHRYFPLQLRLNNPKLGYNARLSSKAGQALSGLKYLATRKGPVASPAYDLVGFLKTTPDQPRVDAQILLTPFTQGIKPLDLTLEQRPGASIIGNPLRPTSTGRIHIVSKDPRDNPRITTNYAFNDADRTTYLAMFRRMRDIAAAHPLVDLVKGETQPGWAVQDDDSIMSHGLLNGGTSFHAYGACKMGPEESAVIDARLRVRGVDGLRVMDASALPVMVAGNLNAPLMAMSVRAAALILGTA; encoded by the coding sequence ATGGCTTCGTACGACTACGTCGTCGTGGGAGGTGGCACGTCGGGCTGCGTCCTGGCCAGCGAACTCAGTAAGGATCCGGCGGCCCGGGTCCTGCTGTTGGAAGCAGGCAAACGCGACCGTAACCCCGTCTTCCACATACCCAAGGGGTTCGCCTTCACCATCGAGAATCCCAAGCACTCGTGGGTCTATGAGACCGAACCGTTCGGACCACTCGGGCAGACCGAACTCTGGTCGCGGGGACGGGTGCTCGGCGGCTCGAGCGCCATCAACGGCATGGTTTACAACCGTGGGACGAAGCCGGACTGGGACTCGATCGCTGCGGCCGGAAACCCGGGCTGGGGCTGGGACGAGATCCTCCCGATCTACCGTGACCTGGAAGACCATCAGCTCGGCGCCTCCGACGTGCGCGGCGCCGGTGGGCCGCTGCACATCAGCGTTCAGGAGAACGGCGACCCGGTCAACGAGGCCATGCTGGAGGCCGCGGGAAACATCGGACTCAAACGCGTCGACGATCTGAATGCCACCGACGACGAACGCGTCGGCTACGTGCCGGCGAATATCAAGAACGGCCTGCGCCAGAGCGCCAGCAAAGTCTTCCTGAAGCCCGCCGAGAGGCGCGCGAACCTCACCGTCCGTACAGACGTTCTGGTCACCCGGGTCGTCATTGAAGGCGACCGGGCCGTGGCTGTGGAGGTTGCCACCGGATCGTCCGTCGAGCGGGTGGCGGCCGGCAAGGAGATCATCCTCTGCCTGGGTACTCTCGAGACGCCCAAGCTCCTTGAACTTTCCGGCATCGGTAACGCCGAGGTGCTCCGCGGGGCCGGGATTGACGTCGTGCTGGACCGCCCCATGGTGGGCGAGGACATGATCGAGCACCGCTACTTCCCGCTGCAGTTGAGGCTCAACAACCCCAAGCTCGGCTACAACGCCCGGCTCAGTAGCAAAGCCGGCCAGGCTCTCTCCGGCCTGAAGTATCTCGCCACCCGCAAGGGACCGGTCGCCTCACCGGCCTACGACCTCGTCGGCTTCCTGAAGACCACCCCCGACCAGCCGCGGGTCGACGCGCAGATCCTGCTCACCCCCTTCACCCAAGGAATCAAGCCCCTCGACCTCACGCTGGAACAGCGGCCCGGCGCATCGATCATCGGCAACCCGCTGCGTCCGACGAGCACCGGCAGGATCCACATCGTCTCCAAGGATCCGCGCGACAACCCGCGGATCACCACCAACTACGCGTTCAACGACGCCGACCGGACGACCTACCTCGCCATGTTCCGGCGCATGCGGGACATCGCCGCAGCGCATCCGCTGGTGGACCTGGTCAAGGGGGAGACACAGCCGGGCTGGGCGGTGCAGGACGACGACTCGATCATGAGCCACGGATTGCTCAACGGTGGCACCAGCTTCCATGCCTACGGCGCGTGCAAGATGGGTCCGGAGGAGTCCGCCGTGATCGACGCACGGCTCCGCGTTCGAGGCGTCGACGGTTTGCGAGTAATGGATGCCTCCGCACTGCCCGTCATGGTCGCCGGCAACCTCAACGCGCCACTCATGGCCATGTCGGTACGCGCCGCGGCCCTCATCCTCGGAACAGCGTGA
- a CDS encoding TetR/AcrR family transcriptional regulator — protein MPTTSPAVSRRYHHGALAAALQEAVVALVSERGLGAVTMAECARRAGVSPGAPYRHYAGLQDLLLATADACTARWDARRAVHPVDLSDPERALRNLHDDFFAFAQDEPGAFILIFDGGLQRESATLATWSRAAFEQFVDLVAALTGTTRSECRITALGIIAIVFGHAKMSLAGFSGLTLQRASQLSRANVEMLLAGFTTEREGRQ, from the coding sequence ATGCCCACCACGTCGCCGGCCGTCTCCCGCCGGTACCACCACGGCGCGCTCGCGGCCGCCCTGCAGGAGGCCGTGGTCGCGCTGGTCAGCGAACGCGGCCTCGGAGCGGTGACGATGGCCGAGTGCGCACGGCGGGCCGGGGTGAGCCCCGGCGCTCCCTACCGGCACTACGCCGGGCTGCAAGACCTCCTGCTGGCCACCGCGGACGCCTGCACGGCCCGGTGGGACGCCCGGCGCGCGGTGCACCCGGTCGATCTGTCCGATCCGGAGCGGGCCCTGCGGAACCTGCACGATGACTTCTTCGCGTTCGCCCAGGACGAGCCGGGCGCGTTCATCCTGATCTTCGACGGTGGTCTGCAACGCGAGTCGGCGACGCTTGCGACCTGGAGCCGGGCGGCGTTCGAGCAATTCGTCGATCTCGTCGCGGCCCTCACCGGCACGACGAGGTCGGAGTGCAGGATCACCGCGCTCGGCATCATCGCGATCGTGTTCGGTCACGCGAAGATGTCGCTGGCCGGGTTCTCCGGGCTGACACTCCAGCGGGCTTCGCAGTTGTCGCGGGCCAACGTCGAGATGTTGCTGGCCGGCTTCACCACCGAGCGAGAGGGCCGACAGTGA
- a CDS encoding molybdopterin-binding protein, which produces MSSPFDLLDKKELRVTDVHLDGANLTDLARAVAEVLGLDPAEVLVTDYLDAVLTFDVLRPSLYPHQLLDRKNALLAHLAGTPGVRLGEHARVSADGVLGWIAADGADGVGVADALATAQRLATGMDARIARRVLIFSTGAEVAAAQIRDTNRETVATRLTEAGYACEFGGTIRDDVDLIAGTIRAAAGRGYGLVVTTGGVGAEAKDCTVEAVLRLDPGAATPYLFRVEPGHGRHLRDGVRVAVGSCLGSRIVCLPGPNDEVAAGLDAILPGLRDGWGNAELAEALAGRLRGRLRDRMAGS; this is translated from the coding sequence ATGAGTTCGCCGTTCGACCTGCTCGACAAGAAGGAACTGCGGGTCACCGACGTCCACCTGGACGGCGCGAACCTCACCGACCTGGCGCGTGCCGTGGCCGAGGTACTCGGTCTCGACCCGGCGGAGGTGCTGGTCACCGACTACCTCGACGCGGTCCTGACGTTCGACGTGCTGCGCCCCAGCCTCTACCCGCACCAGCTGCTCGACCGGAAGAACGCGCTGCTCGCGCACCTCGCGGGGACACCCGGCGTGCGCTTGGGCGAGCACGCGCGGGTCAGCGCCGACGGCGTGCTCGGGTGGATCGCGGCCGACGGTGCGGACGGCGTCGGCGTCGCGGACGCGCTGGCGACCGCGCAACGGCTCGCCACCGGCATGGACGCCCGGATCGCCAGGCGAGTGCTGATCTTCTCCACCGGAGCCGAGGTGGCCGCGGCTCAGATCCGCGACACCAACCGGGAGACGGTAGCGACCCGCCTGACCGAGGCCGGCTACGCCTGCGAGTTCGGCGGCACGATACGCGACGACGTCGACCTGATCGCGGGCACGATCCGCGCCGCCGCCGGGCGGGGCTACGGGCTCGTCGTCACCACGGGTGGCGTCGGCGCCGAGGCGAAGGACTGCACGGTGGAGGCCGTCCTGCGCCTCGACCCCGGCGCGGCGACGCCCTACCTGTTCCGGGTCGAGCCCGGACACGGACGGCACCTGCGCGACGGCGTCCGAGTCGCGGTCGGCAGCTGCCTGGGCAGCCGGATCGTCTGCCTGCCCGGCCCGAACGACGAGGTCGCCGCCGGCCTCGACGCGATCCTCCCCGGCCTGCGGGACGGCTGGGGCAACGCGGAGCTGGCCGAGGCGCTCGCCGGACGTCTCCGTGGACGGCTGCGAGACCGGATGGCCGGGTCATGA
- a CDS encoding MBL fold metallo-hydrolase, with protein MRVGDVEILPLNDGWLHAPAAFFGPTADFAAHQDLLGPDGTMQLPIGAFVLRTNDTTVLIDAGVGDVHNSYFDGGRLLDRLTANGLTPGDIDRVVCTHLHADHTGWVIDERDRSPVFGNAVFSTGAADWELFVEQKAGGRAALSPHLYEGLRALADADRVELLSGDAPIAPGVSCLAAPGHTPGHFVVVISSGTARALLLGDAITCPVQLEEAEWGAIADVDPALAARTRELLWRELETEGTVGTGAHFPDLEFGRVLSGEGRRWLT; from the coding sequence GTGAGGGTCGGCGACGTCGAGATCCTCCCGCTCAACGACGGGTGGCTGCACGCTCCGGCCGCGTTCTTCGGCCCGACGGCCGACTTCGCCGCCCACCAGGACCTGCTCGGCCCCGACGGGACGATGCAGCTGCCCATCGGCGCGTTCGTGCTGCGGACCAACGACACGACCGTGCTGATCGACGCCGGTGTCGGCGACGTGCACAACTCGTACTTCGACGGCGGTCGGCTGCTGGATCGGCTCACGGCGAACGGGCTCACGCCCGGGGACATCGATCGGGTGGTCTGCACACACCTCCACGCCGACCACACCGGGTGGGTGATCGACGAACGGGACCGCTCCCCGGTGTTCGGCAACGCCGTGTTCAGCACCGGTGCCGCGGACTGGGAGCTGTTCGTCGAGCAGAAGGCGGGCGGGCGCGCCGCGCTCTCCCCCCACCTGTACGAAGGGCTGCGGGCGCTCGCGGACGCCGACCGCGTGGAGCTGCTCTCCGGCGACGCGCCGATCGCTCCCGGCGTCTCCTGTCTGGCCGCGCCGGGCCACACACCGGGGCACTTCGTCGTCGTGATCTCGTCGGGCACGGCGCGGGCCCTCCTGCTAGGCGACGCGATCACCTGTCCGGTGCAGCTGGAGGAGGCCGAGTGGGGCGCCATCGCGGACGTCGACCCGGCGCTGGCCGCACGCACCCGCGAACTGCTCTGGCGGGAGCTGGAGACCGAGGGAACGGTGGGGACCGGAGCTCACTTCCCCGACCTCGAGTTCGGCCGGGTGCTGAGCGGCGAGGGACGTCGATGGCTGACCTGA